Proteins encoded together in one Corallococcus soli window:
- the glmS gene encoding glutamine--fructose-6-phosphate transaminase (isomerizing), which produces MCGIVGYVGDKESAPILVSGLKKLEYRGYDSAGVAVVSGNQLNVVRATGKLRNLENRVVQDLPKGTTGIGHTRWATHGRPSDENAHPHTYKNVAVVHNGIIENHLALKMELRARGHVFASETDSEVFAHLISEEVERGVDLPDAVRAAIQQVKGTYGLVVVCSKDPGRIVCTKDASPMVLGLGEGQNFVASDVPALLEHTRDFVYMEEGDLAVITAAKVDIYNRQGHLVNRPTRRIDWTPMMAEKGGYKHFMHKEIWEQPRAIADTLRGRMLLSEGDVHFDTWNLAAEQVKSFTKVTILACGTSWHSGVAGKHMIESLARLPVEVELASEFRYRDPIVEKSHLVIAISQSGETADTLGAFKEAKRLGAHTLAICNVIGSAMTRESDLHILTNAGPEIGVASTKAFTTQLVTLYLLAVKLGRMRGTLSVEAAQEHLTQLTQVPKMIEDVLKCEPQVKRVAREFMNAQDFLFLGRGPMHPVALEGALKLKEISYIHAEGYAGGEMKHGPIALIDEKMPVVVLAPKHPHVAYEKIIGNIEEVRARGGKVIAVIDEDDAQADSLADHVIRIPAASALLAPVVATIPLQLLAYHVAEMRGNDVDQPRNLAKSVTVE; this is translated from the coding sequence ATGTGCGGGATTGTTGGTTACGTCGGTGACAAGGAGTCTGCTCCCATCCTGGTGTCGGGCCTGAAGAAGCTCGAGTACCGGGGCTATGACTCCGCGGGCGTCGCGGTGGTGAGTGGCAACCAGCTCAACGTGGTGCGCGCCACGGGCAAGCTGCGCAACCTGGAGAACCGGGTGGTGCAGGACCTGCCCAAGGGCACCACGGGCATCGGTCACACGCGCTGGGCGACGCACGGCCGCCCCTCCGACGAGAACGCCCACCCGCACACGTACAAGAACGTGGCGGTGGTGCACAACGGCATCATCGAGAACCACCTGGCGCTGAAGATGGAGCTGCGCGCGCGCGGCCACGTCTTCGCGTCGGAGACGGACTCGGAAGTGTTCGCGCACCTCATCTCCGAAGAGGTGGAGCGCGGCGTGGACCTGCCGGACGCGGTGCGCGCCGCCATCCAGCAGGTGAAGGGCACCTACGGCCTGGTCGTCGTGTGCTCCAAGGACCCGGGCCGCATCGTGTGCACGAAGGACGCGTCGCCCATGGTGCTGGGCCTGGGCGAGGGCCAGAACTTCGTGGCCAGCGACGTGCCCGCGCTGCTCGAGCACACGCGCGACTTCGTCTACATGGAGGAGGGTGACCTGGCCGTCATCACCGCCGCCAAGGTGGACATCTACAACCGCCAGGGCCACCTGGTGAACCGCCCCACGCGCCGCATCGACTGGACGCCGATGATGGCGGAGAAGGGTGGCTACAAGCACTTCATGCACAAGGAGATCTGGGAGCAGCCCCGCGCCATCGCGGACACGCTGCGCGGCCGGATGCTCCTGTCGGAAGGCGACGTCCACTTCGACACCTGGAACCTCGCCGCCGAGCAGGTGAAGTCCTTCACCAAGGTCACCATCCTCGCCTGCGGCACGTCGTGGCACTCCGGCGTGGCCGGCAAGCACATGATTGAGTCGCTGGCGCGGCTGCCGGTGGAGGTGGAGCTCGCCAGCGAGTTCCGCTACCGCGACCCCATCGTGGAGAAGTCGCACCTGGTCATCGCCATCAGCCAGTCGGGTGAGACGGCGGACACGCTGGGGGCCTTCAAGGAGGCCAAGCGGCTGGGCGCGCACACGCTGGCCATCTGCAACGTCATTGGCAGCGCGATGACGCGCGAGTCGGACCTGCACATCCTCACCAACGCCGGCCCGGAGATTGGCGTCGCGTCCACCAAGGCGTTCACCACGCAGCTGGTGACGCTGTACCTGTTGGCGGTGAAGCTGGGCCGCATGCGCGGCACGCTGTCGGTGGAGGCCGCGCAGGAGCACCTGACGCAGCTGACCCAGGTGCCGAAGATGATCGAGGACGTGCTCAAGTGCGAGCCGCAGGTGAAGCGCGTCGCGCGCGAGTTCATGAACGCGCAGGACTTCCTGTTCCTCGGCCGCGGCCCCATGCACCCGGTGGCGCTGGAGGGCGCGCTCAAGCTGAAGGAGATCTCCTACATCCACGCGGAGGGCTACGCGGGCGGTGAGATGAAGCACGGCCCCATCGCGCTCATCGACGAGAAGATGCCCGTCGTCGTCCTGGCGCCGAAGCATCCGCACGTCGCGTACGAGAAGATCATCGGCAACATCGAGGAGGTCCGCGCGCGCGGTGGCAAGGTCATCGCCGTCATCGACGAGGACGACGCGCAGGCGGACAGCCTGGCCGACCACGTCATCCGCATCCCGGCCGCCTCGGCGCTGCTCGCGCCGGTGGTGGCCACCATCCCGCTGCAGCTGCTCGCCTACCACGTGGCGGAGATGCGCGGGAACGACGTGGACCAGCCCCGCAACCTGGCCAAGAGCGTGACGGTCGAATAG
- a CDS encoding DUF3106 domain-containing protein, whose protein sequence is MVGRTTLAALAVAVTLALLPATAARAANAPTPTAAERFEQLPPEQKEALRAKLREFKAMPPKEQARVRENLRRWRQLPPEERERLRTNLREFRRLSPKERQAVREHVRDLRGQSAERRAELRQRMRAYLKEHPERREQIMENLRRWRQMSAEERQEARERLRERRRK, encoded by the coding sequence ATGGTGGGAAGAACGACCCTGGCGGCCCTGGCCGTGGCGGTGACGCTGGCCCTGCTGCCGGCCACGGCGGCCCGCGCGGCGAACGCCCCGACGCCCACGGCCGCGGAGCGCTTCGAGCAGCTCCCGCCGGAGCAGAAGGAAGCCCTGCGCGCGAAGCTGCGTGAGTTCAAGGCGATGCCGCCCAAGGAGCAGGCGCGCGTGCGCGAGAACCTCCGGCGCTGGCGGCAGCTCCCACCCGAGGAGCGGGAGCGGCTGCGCACCAACCTGCGCGAATTCCGGCGCCTGTCGCCCAAGGAGCGACAGGCGGTGCGCGAACACGTGCGCGACCTGCGCGGCCAGTCCGCGGAGCGCCGCGCGGAGCTGCGCCAGCGGATGCGCGCCTACCTGAAGGAACACCCGGAGCGGCGCGAGCAGATCATGGAGAACCTGCGCCGCTGGCGGCAGATGTCCGCCGAGGAGCGGCAGGAGGCTCGCGAGCGGCTGCGCGAAAGGCGGCGCAAGTGA
- a CDS encoding anti-sigma factor family protein has product MSCAYEEDLTAYVDGELPPPHRARVEAHLGTCAACQGTERLLRVTVARMARLPAFTPSPSARRDVLARLDALPPTWRERLAALLRPGLLVPSLGVAAAAVLALLVMGRGGVEPAALDELDAGAFEVATNLELVEDYEVLGLDSSDDLEVVENLHELGTP; this is encoded by the coding sequence ATGAGCTGTGCGTACGAAGAAGACCTGACGGCCTACGTGGACGGGGAGCTGCCGCCCCCGCACCGCGCCCGCGTGGAGGCCCACCTGGGCACCTGCGCGGCCTGCCAGGGGACGGAGCGGCTGCTGCGCGTCACCGTCGCGAGGATGGCGCGGCTGCCCGCCTTCACGCCCTCCCCCTCCGCGCGCCGCGACGTGCTGGCGAGGCTGGACGCCCTGCCGCCCACCTGGCGCGAACGGCTGGCGGCGCTCCTGCGGCCAGGCCTGCTGGTGCCTTCGCTGGGCGTGGCCGCCGCGGCGGTGCTGGCGCTGCTCGTGATGGGGAGGGGCGGCGTGGAGCCCGCGGCGCTGGACGAACTGGACGCGGGCGCGTTCGAGGTGGCGACGAACCTGGAGCTGGTCGAGGACTACGAAGTGCTGGGGCTCGACAGCTCCGACGACCTGGAGGTCGTCGAGAACCTCCACGAACTGGGGACGCCGTGA
- a CDS encoding RNA polymerase sigma factor has product MEWDPDTQALLKVAAGDKQAFAWLFDRHHASVARFAFRFVGDPARAEELTQDIFVKLYRHARAYKPTAKFKTFLFRVATNHCLNEMRRGEYRVARSLVKAPDTDADEDAAGAVEVPGPDGDRPDQALSGRELEAAVGVALGDLSDRERAAFTMCRFEGMAYRDIAEALEASEAAVKSLIHRATLAVARRIEALQAGTVPARSRA; this is encoded by the coding sequence ATGGAATGGGACCCGGACACGCAGGCGCTGCTGAAGGTGGCCGCGGGCGACAAGCAGGCCTTCGCCTGGCTCTTCGACCGTCACCACGCGAGCGTGGCCCGCTTCGCGTTCCGCTTCGTGGGCGACCCGGCGCGCGCGGAGGAGCTGACCCAGGACATCTTCGTGAAGCTCTACCGCCACGCGCGCGCCTACAAGCCGACGGCGAAGTTCAAGACGTTCCTCTTCCGGGTGGCCACCAACCACTGCCTCAATGAGATGCGGCGCGGGGAGTACCGCGTGGCGCGCTCCCTCGTGAAGGCCCCGGACACGGACGCGGACGAAGACGCGGCGGGGGCGGTGGAAGTGCCCGGGCCCGACGGAGACCGGCCTGACCAGGCGCTGAGTGGCCGGGAGCTGGAGGCGGCCGTGGGCGTGGCGCTGGGGGACCTGAGCGACCGCGAGCGCGCGGCCTTCACCATGTGCCGCTTCGAGGGCATGGCGTACCGGGACATCGCGGAGGCGCTGGAGGCCAGCGAGGCGGCCGTGAAGAGCCTCATCCACCGGGCCACCCTGGCGGTGGCGCGCAGGATTGAAGCGTTGCAGGCGGGCACCGTGCCCGCGAGGAGTCGGGCATGA
- the recA gene encoding recombinase RecA — MAVNQEKEKAIELALAAVERQFGKGSIMRLGNDEPMMKDIQAISTGSISLDIALGVGGVPRGRIIEIFGPESSGKTTLCLHIVAEAQKRGGVCGYIDAEHAMDVGYARKLGVRTDDLLLSQPDTGEQGLEIAEMLVRSGAIDVLVVDSVAALVPKAELEGEMGDAHMGVQARLMSQALRKLTGTISKSQTCVIFINQIRMKIGVMFGNPETTTGGNALKFYASQRMDIRRVGAIKNGESVVGSRTRVKVVKNKVAPPFKEVEFDIMYGTGISREGDLIDLASNENIVEKSGSWFSFKGERIGQGRENAKEYLREHPETQKEIETLVLEKYGIGKAAPGAPAADAPAEPAEGEKRPRVKAVK, encoded by the coding sequence ATGGCCGTGAATCAGGAGAAGGAAAAGGCGATCGAGTTGGCGCTGGCCGCGGTGGAGCGCCAGTTCGGCAAGGGTTCCATCATGCGGCTCGGCAACGACGAGCCGATGATGAAGGACATCCAGGCCATTTCGACGGGCTCCATCTCGCTCGACATCGCGCTGGGCGTGGGCGGCGTGCCGCGAGGGCGCATCATCGAAATCTTCGGGCCGGAGTCCTCCGGCAAGACGACGCTCTGCTTGCACATCGTCGCGGAGGCGCAGAAGCGCGGCGGCGTGTGCGGCTACATCGACGCGGAGCACGCGATGGACGTGGGCTACGCGCGCAAGCTGGGCGTGCGCACGGACGACCTGCTCCTGTCCCAGCCGGACACCGGTGAGCAGGGCCTGGAGATCGCGGAGATGCTGGTGCGCTCGGGCGCCATCGACGTGCTGGTGGTGGACTCGGTGGCCGCGCTCGTGCCGAAGGCGGAGCTCGAAGGCGAGATGGGCGATGCGCACATGGGCGTGCAGGCGCGCCTCATGAGCCAGGCGCTGCGCAAGCTCACGGGCACCATCTCCAAGAGCCAGACGTGCGTCATCTTCATCAACCAGATCCGCATGAAGATTGGCGTGATGTTCGGCAACCCGGAGACCACCACGGGCGGCAACGCGCTGAAGTTCTACGCGTCGCAGCGCATGGACATCCGCCGCGTGGGCGCCATCAAGAACGGCGAGAGCGTGGTGGGCAGCCGCACCCGCGTGAAGGTCGTGAAGAACAAGGTCGCGCCCCCGTTCAAGGAAGTCGAGTTCGACATCATGTACGGCACGGGCATCTCCCGTGAGGGCGACCTCATCGACCTCGCCTCCAACGAGAACATCGTGGAGAAGAGCGGCAGCTGGTTCTCCTTCAAGGGAGAGCGCATCGGCCAGGGCCGGGAGAACGCGAAGGAGTACCTGCGCGAGCACCCGGAGACCCAGAAGGAGATCGAAACCCTGGTGCTGGAGAAGTACGGCATCGGCAAGGCGGCTCCTGGCGCGCCCGCCGCGGATGCCCCCGCGGAGCCCGCGGAAGGGGAGAAGCGTCCCCGCGTGAAGGCCGTGAAGTAG
- a CDS encoding alkaline phosphatase D family protein, whose amino-acid sequence MFRLEGEAPLDSRARETPFTCFPLEPIALFNPFKRRTFLQAVVAVAATTTFGCSDDETSLTSDGSPYFPQSLASGDPRPDSVVLWVRVEDTARAGEDLPLRLDVSTTEDFSSLVVDKLEVTALAAHDHALKVKVTRLSPRTTYYYRFTYEQGGQKHTTRVGRTRTAPAAGDDVPVKFAFASCQDFIGRYYNAWQRLVQLGEDLDFVVFLGDYVYETTGDTSFQSSGGGRSVRFSEPQGALAQGTGVTAFLAANTLSNYRDLYKTVRSDRQLQAAHERYPFIITWDDHEFSDDCWRDVATYEDGKRDETQLERKHNAEQAFLEFIPLDTAQTSEGVVNVDSEPRFPSTRIFRDFEYGRHLKLLVTDYRSYRPDHLIPEDAYPGAVALDAAVLATLPAPAQQAFSGDTFAYVNIDDPAYVQHKQVLQGVYLSQAKAAGLTDAEAAQKVGTWVKGPLALFYVNQVFKAAGFGALEIPTTGAPRGMAYVHMGKSALFNIQGSRYVVVKDTFDVFAAVKYGATAGESENVFGPEQETWFNQTMTTATNTWKMVVSSTSLSALIWDLRAKTDIYDPTLRQRFYFSVDQWDGFPTKKKVMLNTLKAKGVTNTLFLSGDIHASFASVEEGVPTLTAPAITSGSIKSLAGLALLGAGYAPGAPVYQYAVTNMEKTLQDSNPGLRFADADSHGFVVVEVKADETLATFHLIPAGEVSKDYSKRDGSELESKFTARTFRVKNSDIQPV is encoded by the coding sequence ATGTTTCGTCTGGAGGGGGAAGCACCTCTAGACTCCCGGGCCCGGGAAACCCCCTTCACCTGCTTCCCGCTGGAGCCCATCGCCTTGTTCAACCCCTTCAAACGCCGCACGTTCCTGCAAGCCGTGGTTGCTGTCGCGGCGACGACGACCTTTGGATGCTCCGACGACGAGACGTCGCTCACGTCGGATGGCTCGCCCTACTTCCCGCAGTCGCTGGCGTCGGGGGATCCGCGTCCGGACAGCGTGGTGTTGTGGGTGCGCGTGGAGGACACCGCGCGCGCCGGGGAGGACCTGCCCCTGCGGCTGGACGTCTCCACGACGGAGGACTTCTCCTCGCTGGTGGTGGACAAGCTGGAGGTGACGGCGCTGGCGGCGCACGACCACGCGCTGAAGGTGAAGGTGACGCGCCTGTCACCGCGCACGACGTACTACTACCGCTTCACCTACGAGCAGGGCGGCCAGAAGCACACCACGCGCGTCGGGCGCACGCGCACGGCGCCGGCGGCCGGTGACGACGTGCCGGTGAAGTTCGCCTTCGCCAGCTGCCAGGACTTCATTGGCCGCTACTACAACGCGTGGCAGCGGCTGGTGCAGTTGGGCGAGGACCTGGACTTCGTCGTGTTCCTCGGGGACTACGTCTACGAGACGACGGGCGACACGTCCTTCCAGTCCTCCGGCGGCGGCCGCTCCGTGCGCTTCAGCGAGCCCCAGGGCGCGCTGGCGCAGGGCACGGGCGTCACCGCGTTCCTGGCGGCCAACACCCTGTCCAACTACCGCGACCTGTACAAGACGGTGCGCAGCGACCGGCAGTTGCAGGCGGCGCACGAGCGCTACCCGTTCATCATCACCTGGGACGACCACGAGTTCTCCGACGACTGCTGGAGGGACGTGGCGACGTACGAGGACGGCAAGCGGGACGAGACGCAGCTGGAGCGCAAGCACAACGCGGAGCAGGCGTTCCTGGAGTTCATCCCGCTGGACACGGCGCAGACGTCCGAGGGCGTCGTCAACGTGGACAGCGAGCCGCGCTTCCCCAGCACCCGCATCTTCCGTGACTTCGAGTACGGCCGGCACCTGAAGCTGCTGGTGACGGACTACCGCAGCTACCGGCCGGACCACCTCATCCCGGAGGACGCGTACCCGGGCGCGGTGGCGCTGGACGCGGCGGTGCTGGCGACCCTGCCGGCGCCCGCGCAGCAGGCCTTCTCCGGGGACACGTTCGCGTACGTGAACATCGATGACCCGGCCTATGTGCAGCACAAGCAGGTGCTCCAGGGCGTGTACCTGAGCCAGGCGAAGGCCGCGGGGCTGACGGACGCGGAGGCCGCGCAGAAGGTGGGCACCTGGGTGAAGGGCCCGCTGGCGCTCTTCTACGTGAACCAGGTGTTCAAGGCGGCGGGCTTCGGCGCGCTGGAGATCCCCACGACGGGCGCGCCCCGGGGCATGGCGTACGTGCACATGGGCAAGAGCGCGCTCTTCAACATCCAGGGCTCGCGCTACGTGGTGGTGAAGGACACCTTCGACGTGTTCGCGGCGGTGAAGTACGGCGCCACCGCGGGCGAGAGCGAGAACGTGTTCGGCCCCGAGCAGGAGACGTGGTTCAACCAGACGATGACCACGGCGACCAACACCTGGAAGATGGTGGTGAGCTCCACGTCGCTGTCGGCGCTCATCTGGGACCTGCGCGCGAAGACGGACATCTACGACCCGACGCTGCGCCAGCGCTTCTACTTCAGCGTGGACCAGTGGGACGGCTTCCCCACGAAGAAGAAGGTCATGCTCAACACGCTCAAGGCCAAGGGCGTGACGAACACGCTGTTCCTCTCCGGCGACATCCACGCGTCGTTCGCGTCGGTGGAGGAGGGCGTGCCCACGCTGACGGCCCCGGCCATCACCTCCGGCTCCATCAAGAGCCTGGCGGGCCTGGCGCTGCTGGGCGCGGGCTACGCCCCGGGCGCGCCCGTGTACCAGTACGCCGTCACGAACATGGAGAAGACGCTCCAGGACTCCAACCCCGGCCTGCGCTTCGCGGACGCGGACTCGCACGGCTTCGTGGTGGTGGAGGTGAAGGCGGACGAAACGCTCGCCACCTTCCACCTCATCCCCGCCGGCGAGGTGAGCAAGGACTACTCCAAGCGCGACGGCAGCGAGCTGGAGTCGAAGTTCACCGCCCGCACCTTCCGCGTGAAGAACAGCGACATCCAGCCCGTCTGA
- a CDS encoding glycosyl hydrolase family 28-related protein, translated as MGARKGLQGLLGAGLGWMLAVGTPVAVQAAPWRSVLYPEGWQPGDTRPGNASQFLHDFSYAGYRQRQAEPPVRMDRVLDVTQAPYFADNTGASDVTAVLQQALNDAGAVAGGGVVYLPRGTYRVAPPTGKGYALHIGKSNVVLRGQGATATFLYNAATDMRFKRVILVGPRESTVSWTSAATASVALTQDAPNQATRVQVASVASFPVGSWVVVRADLTAARSGELNMGTSWTSLPGPSFYRRVVAVDAATRTLTLDIPLRQGLLMRDAARVYGIPAHLTEVGIEHLSIGMRENPTPGTREEDHSVPGTGAYEMHDAAAVRMNHVVDGWVRGVNSYRPPSNTQDVHLLSNGIDLDYSRNVTVDACQMEKPQYMGGGGNGYLYSIRGSDSLFKDSVAFGGRHNFDFRSMHTTGNVLFNNRSSNGDKVSDFHMHLSAANLVDNTTLYLERFEAADRTPYGSVSHGVTTTQSVFWNTNGAKPPAYGGSSMVRSQQYGQGYVIGMRGSATNVDVSVTTKTAPADLAEVATSGNELVPQSLYVDQTQKRLGRAVEHDARALVYQAENLKPTSAGDLSSTTVETGAELGGIRYHNTNAVGAKVTYTLYPRTVGTFAVRVLTKRNSGRGQYRLDVGGVAVGGTRDEYSSGTAYAEVELGTVTFTDLEPKLFTFTVVGKNAASTGYNVALDAIRLVRR; from the coding sequence GTGGGCGCACGCAAGGGATTGCAGGGGCTGCTGGGAGCGGGGCTGGGGTGGATGCTGGCGGTGGGGACGCCGGTGGCCGTGCAGGCGGCGCCGTGGCGGAGCGTGCTGTATCCGGAGGGCTGGCAGCCGGGGGACACGCGGCCGGGCAACGCGTCGCAGTTCCTGCATGACTTCTCCTATGCGGGCTACCGGCAGCGGCAGGCGGAGCCGCCGGTGCGGATGGACCGGGTGCTGGACGTGACGCAGGCGCCGTACTTCGCGGACAACACGGGCGCGTCGGACGTGACGGCGGTGTTGCAGCAGGCCCTCAACGACGCGGGGGCGGTGGCGGGCGGCGGGGTGGTGTACCTGCCCCGGGGCACGTACCGGGTGGCGCCACCGACGGGCAAGGGGTACGCGCTGCACATCGGCAAGAGCAACGTGGTGCTGCGCGGGCAGGGCGCGACGGCGACGTTCCTCTACAACGCGGCGACGGACATGCGCTTCAAGCGGGTCATCCTGGTGGGCCCGCGCGAGTCCACGGTGTCCTGGACGTCCGCGGCGACGGCGTCGGTGGCGCTCACGCAGGACGCGCCCAACCAGGCGACGCGCGTCCAGGTGGCGAGCGTGGCCAGCTTCCCCGTGGGCTCGTGGGTGGTGGTGCGGGCGGACCTGACGGCCGCGCGCAGCGGGGAGCTCAACATGGGCACCTCGTGGACGTCGCTGCCGGGGCCGTCCTTCTACCGGCGGGTGGTGGCGGTGGACGCGGCCACGCGGACGCTGACGCTGGACATCCCGCTGCGCCAGGGCCTGCTGATGCGCGACGCGGCGCGCGTGTATGGCATCCCCGCGCACCTGACGGAGGTGGGCATCGAGCACCTGTCCATCGGCATGCGGGAGAACCCCACGCCGGGGACGCGCGAGGAGGACCACAGCGTGCCGGGCACGGGCGCGTATGAGATGCACGACGCGGCGGCGGTGCGGATGAACCACGTGGTGGATGGGTGGGTGCGCGGCGTCAATTCCTACCGGCCTCCGTCCAACACGCAGGACGTGCACCTGCTGTCCAACGGCATCGACCTGGATTACTCGCGCAACGTCACCGTGGACGCGTGCCAGATGGAGAAGCCGCAGTACATGGGCGGTGGCGGAAATGGCTACCTGTATTCGATTCGCGGCAGTGACAGCCTCTTCAAGGACAGCGTGGCGTTTGGCGGGCGGCACAACTTCGACTTCCGCTCCATGCACACCACCGGCAACGTGCTGTTCAACAACCGGTCGTCCAACGGGGACAAGGTGTCCGACTTCCACATGCACCTGAGCGCGGCGAACCTGGTGGACAACACCACGCTCTACCTGGAGCGCTTCGAGGCGGCGGACCGGACGCCCTACGGCTCCGTGAGCCACGGCGTCACCACGACGCAGAGCGTGTTCTGGAACACCAACGGCGCGAAGCCCCCGGCCTATGGGGGCTCCAGCATGGTGCGCTCACAGCAGTACGGGCAGGGCTACGTGATTGGCATGCGTGGCAGCGCGACGAACGTGGACGTGTCGGTGACGACGAAGACGGCGCCAGCGGACCTGGCGGAGGTGGCGACGTCCGGCAACGAACTGGTGCCGCAGTCGCTCTACGTGGACCAGACGCAGAAGCGCCTGGGGCGCGCGGTGGAGCACGACGCGCGGGCGCTGGTGTACCAGGCGGAGAACCTGAAGCCGACGAGCGCCGGGGACCTGTCGTCCACGACCGTGGAGACGGGCGCGGAGCTGGGCGGCATCCGCTACCACAACACGAACGCCGTGGGCGCGAAGGTGACGTACACCCTCTATCCGCGCACGGTGGGCACGTTCGCGGTGCGGGTGCTGACCAAGCGCAACAGCGGGCGGGGGCAGTACCGGCTGGACGTGGGGGGCGTGGCGGTGGGCGGGACGCGGGACGAGTACTCCAGCGGCACGGCGTATGCGGAGGTGGAGCTGGGGACGGTGACGTTCACCGACCTGGAGCCCAAGCTGTTCACCTTCACGGTGGTGGGGAAGAACGCGGCGAGTACGGGTTACAACGTCGCATTGGACGCCATCCGACTCGTCCGGCGGTAG